A genomic stretch from Hemibagrus wyckioides isolate EC202008001 linkage group LG02, SWU_Hwy_1.0, whole genome shotgun sequence includes:
- the LOC131371143 gene encoding uncharacterized protein LOC131371143 isoform X3, with protein sequence MKQNKHIYSNVTSISERGEAPGSGKRCYCLMISLSVLLFLSLIANGLLTYFYLKLKCPLDAHTLPEQDRNHSAGDCKLKNVTVTSHKQIRRCSAGERQIQYKDRLYIFPADEMSWISSREKCQELGGDLVIINSKQEHASREGLAGPDGPPLSKMQALERRSSLLVQ encoded by the exons ATGAAGCAGAACAAGCACATCTATAGTAATGTTACCTCAATATCTGAGAGAG GCGAGGCCCCAGGAAGTGGTAAAAGGTGCTATTGTTTGATGATCTCTTTGTCGGTTCTCCTGTTCCTGTCTTTGATAGCCAATGGTCTTCTGACCTATTTTT ATCTTAAACTCAAATGTCCTTTGGATGCTCACACTTTGCCTGAGCAGGATAGGAATCACTCAGCTGGAG aTTGTAAACTCAAGAATGTAACAGTCACCTCACATAAGCAGATCAGACGATGTTCAGCAGGAG AGCGTCAAATACAGTACAAAGACAGACTCTACATTTTCCCAGCTGATGAAATGAGCTGGATTTCTAGTAGAGAGAAATGTCAGGAATTAGGGGGAGACCTGGTGATCATTAACAGCAAACAGGAACAT gccagcagagaaggccttgctggccctgacggtccaccactgagTAAGATGCAAGCACTAGAAAGAAG AAGTTCCTTGTTGGTGCAATGA
- the LOC131371143 gene encoding uncharacterized protein LOC131371143 isoform X2, which produces MKQNKHIYSNVTSISERGEAPGSGKRCYCLMISLSVLLFLSLIANGLLTYFYLKLKCPLDAHTLPEQDRNHSAGDCKLKNVTVTSHKQIRRCSAGERQIQYKDRLYIFPADEMSWISSREKCQELGGDLVIINSKQEHASREGLAGPDGPPLKVPCWCNEHIYQFSALDWSEKC; this is translated from the exons ATGAAGCAGAACAAGCACATCTATAGTAATGTTACCTCAATATCTGAGAGAG GCGAGGCCCCAGGAAGTGGTAAAAGGTGCTATTGTTTGATGATCTCTTTGTCGGTTCTCCTGTTCCTGTCTTTGATAGCCAATGGTCTTCTGACCTATTTTT ATCTTAAACTCAAATGTCCTTTGGATGCTCACACTTTGCCTGAGCAGGATAGGAATCACTCAGCTGGAG aTTGTAAACTCAAGAATGTAACAGTCACCTCACATAAGCAGATCAGACGATGTTCAGCAGGAG AGCGTCAAATACAGTACAAAGACAGACTCTACATTTTCCCAGCTGATGAAATGAGCTGGATTTCTAGTAGAGAGAAATGTCAGGAATTAGGGGGAGACCTGGTGATCATTAACAGCAAACAGGAACAT gccagcagagaaggccttgctggccctgacggtccaccactga AAGTTCCTTGTTGGTGCAATGAACACATTTATCAATTCTCTGCACTGGATTGGTCTGAGAAATGCTGA
- the LOC131371143 gene encoding type-2 ice-structuring protein isoform X1 produces the protein MKQNKHIYSNVTSISERGEAPGSGKRCYCLMISLSVLLFLSLIANGLLTYFYLKLKCPLDAHTLPEQDRNHSAGDCKLKNVTVTSHKQIRRCSAGERQIQYKDRLYIFPADEMSWISSREKCQELGGDLVIINSKQEHKFLVGAMNTFINSLHWIGLRNAEKEGRWLWVDETPLMQNLSWWKDTEVDTVSAREDCVGYYDGQWVDLPCSTSERRICEITCNH, from the exons ATGAAGCAGAACAAGCACATCTATAGTAATGTTACCTCAATATCTGAGAGAG GCGAGGCCCCAGGAAGTGGTAAAAGGTGCTATTGTTTGATGATCTCTTTGTCGGTTCTCCTGTTCCTGTCTTTGATAGCCAATGGTCTTCTGACCTATTTTT ATCTTAAACTCAAATGTCCTTTGGATGCTCACACTTTGCCTGAGCAGGATAGGAATCACTCAGCTGGAG aTTGTAAACTCAAGAATGTAACAGTCACCTCACATAAGCAGATCAGACGATGTTCAGCAGGAG AGCGTCAAATACAGTACAAAGACAGACTCTACATTTTCCCAGCTGATGAAATGAGCTGGATTTCTAGTAGAGAGAAATGTCAGGAATTAGGGGGAGACCTGGTGATCATTAACAGCAAACAGGAACAT AAGTTCCTTGTTGGTGCAATGAACACATTTATCAATTCTCTGCACTGGATTGGTCTGAGAAATGCTGAAAAGGAGGGCAGGTGGCTGTGGGTAGATGAAACACCTCTTATGCAAAATCTCTC CTGGTGGAAGGACACTGAAGTGGACACCGTATCGGCGAGAGAAGACTGTGTGGGTTATTACGATGGGCAGTGGGTGGATCTGCCCTGTTCAACATCAGAAAGGAGGATTTGTGAGATCACTTGCAATCACTGA